GTGCAATTGTAAATTAAAACTTTGAAACATGAGTAGCTGTTTGGTATTAAATACGATCAGTAATCATTGTAGTGAAAATAACTATGAAATCATGTTATCCTTTGCAAAATGTTGGAGAAAACAGCTAGGGCCCCAATCATACCACATCCTATATTTGGCAAGCAAAGGTCAATGGAATTAAACATCATGATGAGAACTGCATTATTTGACTTAGAATGGAGATGTGGGACCAGGTGAGGCAACAAGGAGGCGACAAATTCAGAAGTGCTTTGTTGGATCCATTTACTATTTTCATAGGAACACAAGTAGACTGTTACTCATTGCTAGCTGACagcaaattttaaattctgcGACTACAGAAGGGAAGTTAACAGAGTTTCAGCTAGTACAGTTTATGAAAGCATGACAGCATGAAATCATCTGGCTTCTTCAAGAAGGCAGCAACAACGATCTTGAAAGTATCAAAGCAAAATCCCAGAAGCAAAACATTACATAAACAATTGATTTATCCACGAAATAAAGCAGACAATGACTCCTAAAAAAATTACTCCATTTGTTCTTTTAGAAATGAGCCAGTGTAAGCAAAGGAACCTTTAGGTCCAATAGCATATTCAGAAGTCAAATTCAATAAAAGGATGTATCTAAAAACTATTATTCTATTAGGACAAGAACAAAGCTCGACCACAAGATCCTCTTGCAACAGTCTGAAACGGAAATACAAGGATTAGAACACATGAAATGTCATCTTGGTGCCACTATCATCCATCATCATGATAAGGATTATAGCTGTAACAAATCTAAAACCATAAAATCTAGCTGTTGTTTTTCCTTTTAATACTGATATGGTTGGACTTTTGGTTATTGCTTACAAAAACATGGACCACAAAACTTTATTAAATTTAAGCAGGAATATTGAAATCAAACAATATGACATACCGGCCATCCAGAATCTGACCGACATCCTGACAGCCTGACACCGAGAAGCGAAACTCGGACAATCTCCCTCCACCTTGAAATGATTCCCTCTCACCAAAAAATTCTGGTCAACCAATGTTGTTTGTATTAGATCAAATGAGGATGCCCCATCAGCTTATTTATGTCTAAAAACATGGTTATCAAAGCCAACAACTTACTTGGGGAAGCAACATATGGAGATAGACCCATCTTAGAAGCTGAAACATCATCGCGGAAGTGAAGTCCCACCAAGAGACTATAATCCATAATCCTCTCTGCTTCCAAGAATTCACAGTCCCGCTTAATTTGTCTGAAGATGCATAGATGTTATCACAAAATAGAACACAAAATGGTCAAGCCCAGTTAAATACAGTCCAAGCATTCTAAAATTAGATAAGTCCACTTACTGAATAAATTCTTTAAACCAATGTCTTTGCAGGCGAAATACAAAATTGAGGTCAAGGTCCTTGAGGGTGGTGGTCTCATCAATCTCTGCTTCAGCCTTATCAGTTGTTCGACCATGGGATGAGCCTTTCAGGTCAAACCGCCTGTGGATACGATACTCTGAGCAGAACAGATTGCCCATTACAATGAAACGGACCTGTTTTCCAGCCACATATAAGCATTACAAGAACAGAAAACAACCAATACATTTAACAATCACCCAAGACAAGAAAGTCTATGATTTCTGTTCAACATTTGCATACCTTCTGCCCACCTATTGGCTTTACACAATGCACACCATAGAACTTTGTGACTAGTGAGTTCTGATATCGACGAACATGTTCATAGTAACTGGGTAACATCCTAATAAGTACCTGTACACAAAATGTGGAGCAAATGAAGACCCAGCAACCCAATTCTAATTCAATGCTAATCCATGCTGCATGCTTGCAAGAATTAATGCATACACAGAACTCAATGAATCTACAACACCAGTTTCACATTTGCAAAAAAATAAGCATTGCGATGTTCTCAAATTCTGTTGTACATATTTGTAAGAAGAAGCCAGACCAATTCATTGATTGCATCCAAATTGAAAGCATGTAAACAAAATAAAAAGGTTCTAACTTATAGAGCTAACAGGATTGGACGCATTAAGCATTTTTCTTTGGTAAAAAAAATGTAGCTAATTTCCAGCAGGATTGCAATTTCATATTACTCAGCTACATCTAAAGTTATATCGCTCAGATAGGTACCCGTTTACTAATTGCATTTGTATTGATGGCAGCAATTAATGATCCGCTCCATAAGTCCATATTTGACAATCTTTATAATTAAGGGCATCAATAGTAATTcaacaaccccccccccccccccacccccaacaaaaaaaaaaaaaatacattctAGTTTTCATGAGGATTAAAAGTATTTGATGAATGTAAATGCGAATATAGAAGCACTAAGAGGAACATACAGAATAAAAATTAGTCATCTAACCTTTACTTCAGATTTTTTCACCGTCTTGATCATGAATCTGTCATCCTGGGTCAGGTAGAAGAAACTCCCACTCTTCCCAGGTGAAGACAGTTCCCTCAATGCGTCATCCCCACAGATAGCAAGCATATAATCAGCCGGATCCACGGAAAACAATTTTCTCAAGTGTCTGGAAGCCCGAATtaaaccacaaaaaaaaaaaaacaactatTTCATACATCAAGCAACAAGCAAATCAAATGAATCGTGACAAAATTTCAATGAGATACAATTGATGCGTTACAGATTGCAGCTATCAGATGTCTCCAATATCGAGTGGATCGAGGTAAAGCTACCTGAAGACCATGGGGCAATAATCCTTCCACCGAAACTCGACAGACTGGTGGGGTGGAGTAATCTTGGATCCCTCGGGAGGAAACCTCGTCCAGAACTTCTCCCTTGGGTCGAAATCTGCCTGTCTGAGTTCTCTCATCCGGGTCGAAGCTGGCTTCCCAACAGAGTATctgaaatccaaaatcaaatcatTATAGAAAAACCCTTCCTCTATCCAATTACCACCAATGCCTAGTGGGCACTATTTCAGGAAAAAAGAGACATTGCGTCATCTACCTGATGCCCAGTTGAAGGTTTAACATGAGATCGTAGTTCTTGTGGCCTTTGGAAATCGTCTGCCCAGGCTTCTTCACATCCGCTGCAGTCAAGCAGCACGGGCTCCGGCGTCGCTGCCCGGCTCCTAGGTCCTCCTGCCCGGCTCGAAGGAAGTCCCGTCCCTGTACAGCATCGACGCCTCGAGCGTGTCGATGATATCGCACGTGATATCCCCAGCCTCGCCGTCCGACTCCCAGATGCAGATCCTGGGGAAGTTCTTCTCGGCGGCGGCGGCGCTCACCCTCCCTGGCGCTCCTCCACCGATGACCTCTTCCTCGACGCCGGCAACAATGCATCAGCCAGCGGCGAGAAGGGGCTCCTCCTCCCGCCAGCGATCTCCTTCCGTCCGCCCGCGGCAGCCGGGTAATAGGTGCCATTAAGGGTCTTCGGCTCGCCCTTGCTCCAGCTGCCGACGTAGCAGCTACCGTCCGGCCAGTAGTAGACGCCGCTCCCCTTGGGGATGCCGTTCTCCCACTGGCCATCGTAGCGGTTGCCGTTGGCCCAGATGAGGAGCCCGCGGCCGGAGATGACCCCGTTCCGCCATTCCCCGACGTATTGGTTCCCGTTCCGCCACACGTACCGGCCGTGCCCCTCCTGGAGGTTCCGCCGCCACGTCCCCTCGTAGTAGTCCCCGTTCCCGTACCACTTGCTCCCGTACCCGTGCTTCCGGTCCGCGATCCACGACCCCCGGTACGTGTCGCCCTCCGATCCGGTGAAGGTCCCAAAGCCCTCCATCCGCCCGGATCGGAACTCGCCCTCGAAAGTCGCCCCCGACGGCCACGAGAACTTGCCCTTCCCAGCCGCCTTCCCCCGCCGCCACTCCCCCTCGTACATGCACCCGTCAGCCCAGAGATACTTCCCCTTGCCGTGCGGCAGGTTCCCGGCGAAGCCTCCCTTGTACAGATCCCCGTTCGGCAGCACTTTCTCCACCACCGCCCCCGCTTCTCCCTCCCCTACGCCGGTGGTCGGCGTCACCCGCCGCCCGCCGCCCTGCGATCTGCTCCTCGGGtggtgatggtggtggtggtggtggtgatggtGAGCTACGGCCACGATCGTCACCCCTGCCGGTGACGCCGCCGGCAACGGCTTCTCCctttcctccccctcctcctcctcctcgccaCCGCCACGTCCTCGTCTCTTGGTGGAGCTTGCGTCGCCCTCCGCGCCCAAGTGCCGCATTCTTCCGCCGCCGCTCTCGAGCCCTAATCCCCCTCGATCGGAGCCCGCATTTCTCCAGATCCCTCTCCGGGAGCTCGCTCGCTCCCTTTCTCGCCTTCCGGaaagagaaaaacaaaaaaaaggaagcGACACCACACCACAAGGGACAGAGAACTATACCAGAAGATGAGGTGATGGAAAAGAGAAATCTttccttaaagaaaaaaaaaacgctATAAAGAGAGAGCGAGGAGAGaacaagaggggagagagaggatagAGAGCCGGTCTTTTGCTTTGTGGTGTTGTGCTTTGCCCCTAGCCTAGGGAACGTTGCAGGGATCTGGTGGGAaggtgataaaaataaaatagtattatTATTCTAAACCCCGAATTCTTATTTGAAATGccgaaattgctccttcagagcGTATCTGAAATGCCAAATATGCCCTCGGGATCCAACTGTTGCCTCCCTGGGATCACCGCGACGTGACGGGATGACCAAAGACGGGTTGGCTTTCTCGACGGGTCCGCCTCCTCACCCAATCTTCCTCCCGTTCGCGAGTTTCCGAATTTGCCCTTGCGTCGTGTGTGGTCCCCACATCACCGCTTCGTGCCCCCCGGGACCCGCCGCTTTGCCAACAGCACCGCCAACTAAACGTGAGACGTCAAGTCCATTCGCAGCCCAAGTATTGTCCCAAACCGACAATATGCTACCGCCAATTCTCTCGTCCCGTGTGGCGTAGAGAGACGTGTGGTTGAATGAGTGGGGGCCGTGGGAAACTCGGGCTGAGCTATTCTTTGTAACGGCAACGTGGGAAGGTTATGGGACGGCGCCTCGATTTGTTGGACTTGGATTTTTATTGTTAGAGAATTAGTTTTTGCGGATTATTGTTTCTATTATTGGGTGGATGCGGCTATTTCGGGTCCGTAGGAATTTTTCTCATCAATATATCTATTTTCATTTACGGGGTCAATTATAATTAGACAGTAGTGCATGCATATCATTACTCTAGGCCTCGTTAGGGTGGccaattattatttttgatatcaAAGGATATGTTGAAATGAGTGGCAGTTGGGAACAGCCGAGCTGGACTAGTCTCCATGACAACAATAATTAAGGACTTGAATTTTGGATTAAACTGCATGATTACTGACATAATGTAATAACCATCCACCTTGACCACAATGTGTAACTTGGCAGCTATAAAATAAAAAGTGaagggatatatatatatatatatatatattcaaaatgaaaaaaaagatgtTAGTATAGTGAGATAAattgtattatatatataaagaaaatattGCAAAAAGGTTGAAATAATAAAGGCCCCCGGGGCCTCTCCCATTTAATTTCAGACGCAATCATCCCTGCCTGGAAACTGGACAGGAAACCATCCATGTTGGTGGGGACGTGTTATCCTGTCCACGATCCTCCTACCGCCGTACATGCATTGAAACATGCTAGAAACTGACTATTATATAATTCAAGTATGCAATGCATTGTAGCAATCCAGAGCTCCTGACGAGAGTTTGGGTTATGTAAAAATATTAGCTTCCATGAGCGATACTTGTACAAATAGGAAGGGAGAGGGGCCTGCAGGATTGAAGCATTACATTTTGCGAATAAGTTTTTTGGTTGCGAAAATCCAACATCTAGATATTGTAATACGAGCAGATGGTGTTGCTCAAGGAATGGAGATATGCTCTTCATAATTCATGTCTCTAATACACTTTTAATTAGTGGCAGAACGTTGCATGATCCCACTTCCAATTTTCTAGCACTACCTCCATCTCCTACCTTATATCCATCCCCTACTCTCCAACTTGGCCGAAGCTCAAGTCTTCGGATGGATGAAGCCGAATGCTCATGATACCAGGATACTGAGTAACTGGAGATGAGACGAGGGTCAGTATCTTATGGAATCAACCTTTGCCTCCGTCTCTTATTTTAAGTACTGGTAAAAGATTGAGttctatcatattatttttttcaaagaaatatATAACTTGGTATATATTAAGATGGATTAGGTACATGGGGTCTCTTACTATTTGTTGGTAAACCTTGACATGATTTGCTAGCATCCAGATATGGACCCTCACTCAATCTATATGGAACATGATGCCAGCATAGGACTTTGTCATAGTATCAGAACTGCTATCCAATGACTTTGCCAGCGATCAACTCTTATGTGCAAGAAAAGCTACCTATGCTAATCAATGGTGCATATATACCACTCATCTTTTTTCATTCTCGGTAATATTGTCTCATGAATTTATCTTTTATGTTCCTGTCTAGTATAAAATACAAGAtaaatgtatatatgtatatatatatgtgtgtatgtacacACTTAACAATATACATGCAAGTCCTATAGGTTAACAATTTCAATGCTGAAGGTGAAGATAAATGcatatgcataaaatattttgGGGAAGGTAACTCGAGTATAAACAAAGCAAGGAAGGGTCTATTCTTTTGTGGGTAAATATGTTAGGATTTCGTGGTTTTATACATGTAAAATTCAAAACATATGCACAgcgaaaatttaaaaattcaaattaaaactattttaatctaagcatgcataaaatcaaatcttaaaaccacaCAATAGGATCTATATATATGTTgtcagatgtgtgccctagatgccagattggctgacacattcctgtacaaatgtaaaggcaaatttataattttgactataaataaataaaaagattattctactatcacattgtgtacattatgtctgtgatacatcctttgagttagtaggaatgttaattcatattttcaagagttgaaaatttaaggtatgaatttacataactaactcatgaacagctcctgaccataggatcatcacgaggatggtgatcgatccggaaggttggtgtacgatcgcttttttAGGGTAgacgtgtcttgagtctacggtgtggagacaccggagcgagagtacaggtattcgttgagaacgaaagtactgagcgtgaccaactcgagcagtcataagaaagtctaccttctcgtcgatgactagctcgatgctgcagctgtatatcagttctttgatctgaggtacatcgacagttcaccttgagtgtgttatagtttgactacaccataactcaatctcctagccattcgaaccctgaggtgtatgttggctgtagcatattcattgtaggaaccagattgcaccaagatgggatctatcaacctcggtagataagaggagtaatactatgatgatcgaaagattgagtccttaagccaatggccatggcagagtaaaataatggaaaaaatggttcattaagattttacatcggacttggatcgatcgattgattcatatgactgatgttggatttgacgagttcaccttaatcttaattcagtcgggactcatgatagaggaactcaatcacacaggtagctgcatcgagaggttcatcttcatttctgatggattaccaccatatactgctaggtgtcactggtggattttggaagcaattagaatgatcttgatgatcgatcattctaattgtctgaatcagaagagttctgatccatcgaaaggagtttcgatgatgttgatgatgagatcatgacatgtctcattaccatacgaaaatgaacctaactgggttacacaaacaagagttagggtctggatgtcatcaattgagcgagtccagttcgattgatttgaattagatccaattaggttcaagaaaatcgtgctagcacacgattgagcctaactttctcctcgtgtaatcttttctatttcgactgagccaaatatgatttggctcactcagagaaccttgagaaggtttctctcaatttgactggagccagtccagctcagaaaagtcttgtcttaattcatgagatgaatttaagacaacacctgccaatttctgtcacctgctatttctattttaggacatcggtcaaacgttgacttatggatcttgaactgaaggctacttggcaagaggtcattggagagtttttgtggagtgtccatctgctaattttatcctcaaagtgggtaccataatcagatatggcgtgcgccccaagtggataaggatagagtcccatgagatgaggactatgatcccttgatcaacttggactgtggggtgccaatctcactgtgcttatccagtgttggcgtcaACAATAGGAGgaattgtggagattcttatttgatgtgatcagatgacatcactccatcaatcaaatttttttcagaattaattagaattttctgattggtcgaatgatgtggcactttgtggcgcagcagggtctatttaaaccctgtctgcgcctagggtttagagaatttgctcaatacccagcaaaagcctgatatccctccacttctccataccccctctgatcctctctctcccctcttcacgttcaagaagttgggcgtccatctggtgcttgtccaaggcgtggtgtctccctgatcagaaggctgcagggatttatcgagaagctgctgctccagctttagaagatcttttaaagatctttcagatcaaatccagatctgatttttggagcagagatttacAAGAAAAAGATGAttcagatcctactcgagtggataccggtagaggccagacgactgcgtggctatttttgaacctcaggcattgctgcgatcatctacaggataatctagttactctagaggtatttttctaatcctcaagttttagatttaattttagattaaatattagataataaaaatcaaatctaatggatcttagatctaaaatatcgtaggataatttttttaaaaaatattctgtcccagatctcattagatctggaagatcctacaagaaaaaatcgGTTTTTccttcatatgtgagataagattcagatatagaaattaaataaaaaaaataaaaatatcttatttttatacCTTTGTGCGTGTCAATCTACACCACGAATCAATGATTGTGGATATCTTCCGAAGATCCCTTGAAGCCGCACTAGCATCCaacctctacgagtatctacaCAAGGCCTCGatttgatcagaagcttcttaatCTCACCGAGGTGCTAGTTTTTttgtagagatcgcatcttgacaattgaaaatgattcttcttttctctcaagattttcttagaaaagaagaaaataggaggataaagatctctatgctagagatcataaggatgaatgtccaacttttggatatcTATGGAGGAGAAGACATGTCCGACCCTTGGACATctagggagaaaaaaaaatatgttcaactcttggataaagagagagagagagagaaagagaccttaacaaccaacctttgattgtaagaaagaaggaatgaAGCCCTAACTACCATAGCGCCCcacccttttctccttctttttgtgcgCCACTACCCTCTCATGCTGTCCCCTCTCTTTTTTGTCTTCTTTACATGCCACAACAATCTCCAAAATTAGCGTTAAATCTAATAAGAGGTGCCCCCTATTTATCTCTAACAATTAGGGTTAGGAGGGAATTAGGTTGTTAAAGTCCTTAAAAGAGAAGGACTTCTCCCTTGCCGCCCCATCCTTTCTCTTTTGCACCCACATCTCTCATGGAAAAACTACTTGGGGCGTGATTTATTTCATGCAAAAACAAGGGGGTGTGGGGTATCTTAGGTGGTTCCTCATGGGGCTTCCATAAGTGGCGTTGGGAGAAAGAGAGTCCTAGTCTATTGAAATTCTTCTTTAGGTggttgatttaaatcaaatcaaactctaatcaatcctaattcaattagaaattgattagatccaaggagattaaaatcctaatcaaactaGGAACCCAAACTCtcttgattaaattctaatctaattagaaattaaatgacatttaaatcctaatcaaatttaaaattgctCTCTCTTATAATTGGATTATcttataatccaattaggcttgatcaaatcaaaatcaagacAAGCcaaattgaattctattcaattaaacttgatccaagtctcattgctcaatcaaattaagtcaattagtaatctaattactaattaatcctcatataagtcactaactcttagtgaattatttaattataatttttatatttgattaatcattaatcatattgataattaaatcttattgcaattcataattgtaattcaatcttctgatcagttaaaaatctcttttgtgtgtgacctcataaattctattctatttgatagtgagacatattatgatccctatcactatatcattgaaacttctttcaatggatcgaaatcaTTCCAACTTTATCcattaaggatcatcgatcattaaaatgatgctcgtgggtctcacaatctatcaatgatatctagtagtatatagtgacaattcagtagaataaaagtgatgaacctttaagtacagttatcatatgattcaatccttctatcgtaagttccgaccagatggtaggtcatggataaatcatcaaacctcaacatcgatcatatggtagattcaattagctcgagtccatttgtgattcttatgaaaactctttttcatcaatcatactgctataaTCATAAACTTTGAGGActcagcctctcaaatttcataggatcaCTTttctctactaagatcgatagattctatttagatgcGCACtttactcctacaatggaccaactgtcgctaacatccactatatggactcattgagatcatatttatgtgtagtcaaagtccaacagtctcactgtgagcagctaTGGCACCGCAGGTTAAAGGACCAGTcgcactactgcagcatcgagaaaatcatcaATGAGTAagcaaacatccatgtgacttctcatgttggtcacgctcagtactagttattctctaacaaccatctgcactctcacttcaGTACCCTATACCGCAGACTCAAGATTCATCTGTTTGAATGAactgatccatgcatcgatctatctgaatCAATTATCATCCCCATGATGTTCTTATGACcagaagtaatttaggaatcaactatcaatgacacatgcctcaaattctcaactctttgagaatatgtatcatcattttgttaattttttggatgattcatagatacataCAACATGAATGGTTATAAAATTACCtgttaagtataaaatcatatcctaaaaatatgatatacatcagtccggattagcttctaggacatacatctaacaaaatattatgaaaaaattgatcaactttttcattgATCAAGTTACTCATGTTCTCATATTTTTtaagatggataagttacttttTCATAGATAGCATTTAtcaattaaatgaaaaaaatcttaCCCACCTAGGGGTGgcaaaattatttttccatcgatcgaaaaaataatatttttaattcattcttAATATATccttaaccttataataataatataatataatatattataatatattataataatatagactaatataatataatatattatactatattattatatataataatattatattaatataaggtattaatataatataatataataatatataataataaaataatataatatattaatatattataatatataataatataataatatattatattatattatattattatatactaaagtattataatattattattataacattataataatataataatatgtaataataaaataatatattatattaatatattatgatatataataatataataataataaattatattatattattatttatcatattattataatatattataatattataatatgatatattataagataatatatcatatgatactattatatataataatatttatataataaaagatattataaaaaatatggataaatcttgATAATTTATCTAGAAAACTAGTAATACAAAAGAATATAGATAACAGATTCTCAAACTATTTTCTAATGCATAAAAGAatgtggataaatttttttttatctaaatattacatGAAAAATACTTatctagaaaaatatagattgCTAGATAAATCTTTTATCCTCAAAAGAACATGCCCTAAAATGATAttcaatttcatattatcatatcTAGATGTTATGAGATACTATGATTAGCTAGCAAATAGAAACCTCCAGGTATTCGACAGCTAGAATGATAGAAAAAAAGATATTGTTGTCTTAATCATAAACAAGTAATATTAAGAAGAGACTATAATGGACAGGCATGCTTGTGGATTGTTTGCTGAACATATACCAGACATGAACAATTATATAGCAGGATTAAGACTCCAGATTCGAAGTGAAACTAGGCCTTTTATAATGGCCATCATTTTCTACAATGATAATAAATGGATTGTCTTGTTGATATTTGATATAGAAAAAAGTAAGTTAAAAATCCAATACCTAATTAAGAGAGCAACCAAATGGCAAGGGACAAACCAAAACCCAAAAAACTTTACAGCTAATCTTCTTCATGCATTAGCCAACTATGATCATGAGAAGTATTAGATCTCTATAGAACAggtactaaaaaataaaataaagttacCAACTCTATCAATGTTTGGGTGGGAAGAATGGAAAATGAGGAATACCCATATCCCACTTTAATTTCTCATCTCTCTAACCGGCAACTTGTTAAATGGACATACACCACATGCCAAATTTTTAGAGCATGGAGATTTAGAAGGATATATAGTATCAACTTGGCTATATGGATCAAATCATTTTGcaataaaaaagaataaattagCATAATATTGACATAATTATCAGGAATCAGGATCAGGATTGTTTGGTGTAGCCCATTTCGATCCATGTATGACACAAGCAT
The sequence above is a segment of the Elaeis guineensis isolate ETL-2024a chromosome 7, EG11, whole genome shotgun sequence genome. Coding sequences within it:
- the LOC105048729 gene encoding LOW QUALITY PROTEIN: phosphatidylinositol 4-phosphate 5-kinase 2 (The sequence of the model RefSeq protein was modified relative to this genomic sequence to represent the inferred CDS: deleted 4 bases in 2 codons) translates to MRHLGAEGDASSTKRRGRGGGEEEEEGEEREKPLPAASPAGVTIVAVAHHHHHHHHHHHPRSRSQGGGRRVTPTTGVGEGEAGAVVEKVLPNGDLYKGGFAGNLPHGKGKYLWADGCMYEGEWRRGKAAGKGKFSWPSGATFEGEFRSGRMEGFGTFTGSEGDTYRGSWIADRKHGYGSKWYGNGDYYEGTWRRNLQEGHGRYVWRNGNQYVGEWRNGVISGRGLLIWANGNRYDGQWENGIPKGSGVYYWPDGSCYVGSWSKGEPKTLNGTYYPAAAGGRKEIAGGRRSPFSPLADALLPASRKRSSVEERQRVSAAAAEKNFPRICIWESDGEAGDITCDIIDTLEASMLYRDGTSFAGQEDLGAGQRRRSPCCLTAADVKKPGQTISKGHKNYDLMLNLQLGIRYSVGKPASTRMRELRQADFDPREKFWTRFPPEGSKITPPHQSVEFRWKDYCPMVFRHLRKLFSVDPADYMLAICGDDALRELSSPGKSGSFFYLTQDDRFMIKTVKKSEVKVLIRMLPSYYEHVRRYQNSLVTKFYGVHCVKPIGGQKVRFIVMGNLFCSEYRIHRRFDLKGSSHGRTTDKAEAEIDETTTLKDLDLNFVFRLQRHWFKEFIQQIKRDCEFLEAERIMDYSLLVGLHFRDDVSASKMGLSPYVASPKFFGERESFQGGGRLSEFRFSVSGCQDVGQILDGRKPLIRLGANMPARAEHVLRSESEPCPLIGGGLLTPTQSGEIYDVILYFGIIDILQDYDITKKLEHAYKSLQADPNSISAVDPKLYSRRFQDFISKIFVKDK